AACTAGATCACAGCTCTCAAAACCACTTGTTATAGCCTTGGAGTCCTTGTAAGAACTGTTCCCTTGGGGGGAATATTGATTTTCGGGGACACTATGCATGTAGACAAGCAAGGAATATATAAATAGTCTTGAGTTTTTGTACTCAATTTTAATGTGAAGCTAACCTCATTAgaaaagtttgtttaaaaaaaaataaaaaagatattttttcacGTTTTCTTTCCCCAGGACCCTTGGTGGCTGAATGGGTTAATCTTACAATTCTTAGTTTAGAAGCAGGTCTTCACCTCCTGGAGCCCTGCCAGGAAAtctatgtggggctccacactcaccaGGAAGTCTGCTGGAAGATTCTCACCCATATGCCCCTCTCTGCAAGGCCACGCACTTTTTCTAtgtctgtaaaataaaaaatgttttcataagaagtttaatttcctttttctgaactacttttgccaacatataaaacgTATAATTTCCAAAAATGATATAAAAGCTAGGTATATAGTGACTTACTGCAACCACAGAGTCAGTTTTTTCTAGGTAAGagcagtttctttgtttttttggattcatttgtttgtttttcctctagAGGAAAATCCATCAGGGACAACCTGATGCAGAGAACTCAAACAAGCAAGGTCTCCAGACTTGGCCACTGTCTTAGTCCATCTCTGGCTGTAGGGGGCAATCTTCTGTTGAAAATTATTGGACAGGCCACAGAATAATATGATAcaactttctatttcctttttgctACAGCCACTCTTTTAGCATTGTAACAGGGACGTTCCCTTGTGTCCAAAAATAGtcagcaggaaagaaagaagggaaaaaggcCTCTTCTAGGAGAGTTTCCAAATAGTGAAGAACTTTcacaaactcttggtttcagttagTGGCTTTGTACTTGGAAGCAAAactgttagtaaaaaaaaaaacacaaagaatcaaaaaatttaagtgttttcattcatgagagacagagagagagaggcagagtcataggcacagggagaagcaggctccctgtagggagcttgatggaggacttgattccatgaccccaggatcagaacctaatcaaaggcaaatgctcaaccactgagccacccaggtgcccccacagaatccattttaacttcttttttattctacactctcttcctttgtgatcACTTCCATTCATGGGTTTAATGGGATGGAATTTCTTGTAAATGACTTACATATCCATTTTCTAAGGAATATTTGCATTTGGACGTCTACCATTTACTGTGGGAGATATttattgcttctgtttttattcccaaCATGTCTGCTCCCAGTGTCTGCTGAGAGATTTCAATTTTCCCTTTTGTCATTTAACCATTTAAAACAACTGATATTAATTGAGTGAGATTATTGCTTGGAGGTTGGTTTTTCTACAAAGTTCAATGATACAGACAAAGAATTGGATTTGCCATGTCCACCTCTATTCTCACAACAACATATATACTGGCTTGGAGAAAGTCTCTTTTTTACTTATAATGTGAacaacataaaaatgaatgagttgtaaaatttttcattaagtATAATTAGACTTGGTTCCTCTTTCACTAAGAACCAAATAGAAGAATTGTGCTATAGAAACATTTAATGAGCAAAAGTAAAAACTGGAATAAATATAAAGCACTATAATAACCTAGAAGTCCAGAGATTATGTGATCATAGTATAGAAGGGTGCTAATAACTCTTCTTTCTTAGAGCTGTTCCCGGATGGTGAGGTGTGGTGGGGGTTGGTAATGGAGAGGATGGGAGAGATGtgaacagagagagaacaaggaaggAAGTAATGGGTAGAAGAGTTCAGGTTATAGAAAAGGTACTTAATTTAGAAACTCCAGTAGAAAGTGTGGAAACAGAATTGAGATAGGTGatttaacaggaaaaaacaaCCATGAAGTGAGGACATTGAAATGTACTTCAGGGCAAggtttaattttatttgcaatttttttctcttacttcctCTTTAGTGCCCCTTGGGGAATGAGTTGACTCTCCAGGCATAGACATTATTGTTCTTGGTTTTCCCTGGCTTCATCCGTATTTCCACTATATGAATCCTCCTCCATTCCTTACTTTCTAATGataaatttttatagatattaatttctgattatttttaaagaatctgtgggagcctgagtggctcagttggttaggcatctgcctttggcttgagtcatgatcccaaaactctgggatagagccctgcatcaggttccctgttgagcaggggaactgcttctccctctccctctccctctccttcttctgcttCCCCTGCTAGTGGGaactcactctctgtcaaataaataaataaaatcataaaagaaaaaatccctAAGAAAATTCTATAGTGAGGAGTAATTGAATTTTAGATAACATGTGCATCAGAAATGAATaaggaggggcagccccagtggtgcaggggtttagtgttgcctgcagcccggggggtgtgatcctggagagggGTCtagtcccacatagagctcccagcatggagcctacttctctctctgcctgtgtctctgcctctctctctctctctctttctctgaataaataaataaaataatctttttttttttttaaaagaaattactaaGGGAAAGACCCAGAGAGATAGGTCTCTCAAGTTTTGTTCATCAGTCCCCTTCCCATCTCAGGAATCTCTGAGCGGGGCCTCTTCATTGTGAAGCGGCAACATGAGACAGATGAGTAGTCCTGAGCCTCTGGAACTCTCCCATCAGATGCCACTCACTATGTCCTACGAGTAGAATCTTACCAAATGGAGCATTACATGACCCTGAAAACCTGACATTCTGCGCCTTTCCTACACAGAAGGCTCGTGCATTAAATATGCTAAAAAGACCATGTGCAGAAAACTATTCCTTGAGTGTTTCAGAGAAAGACCAGTAGAAAATATtgttaaccattttaaaaatgaataacttaGGAAGAAGACAGGTCTCAGATCACTGTAGGGGCTGACATTAATCACTAATAATGACTGGCTGCTGCTTTCATAGAGAAAAGAGATTGTCTTATATGtcatttttccttatcttttgcATCAATAGAGGTAGGAAGAAAAGCAGCTAAAGCCTTAGAGGATAATGTTCTACCTTGAATGCCAGGCCTTCCCTGGATTAACCAATGGTAATTGGTTAATGGTAACGGtaatggtaatcatttcacattgAGTAAGGGAAACCACTCATGTTGGAACGACAGCTCTTACTTTtcaatgtttctattttatttatttatttatttatttatttatttatttatttatttatttatttatttatttgggtaggctccacacagggtggagcccaatttgggacttgaactcacacactgatatcaagacctgagctgagatcaagagtcagatgctcaactgactgagccacccaggtgcccagattgTTCAATCATTTACTTTATCTACTGAACACTTGTTAGGCTCACAATTTTGAGCTGCACAGAGGGAATTCACTGATTGTGTCTCTCCGTAGAAACTTCTAATATAGAAACAAGTGACTTTAGTTGTTCATTAAGTCTGTGTATTTCTATTAAGCTTCTGAATCTGCTCATCTGTCTGATGCTCAGAATGcagcaggtgaggcccaggctaTTATGTCAGGGAGAAACAGCCTTCCTGCCTATACTCAGTCAtggtgtttcattttcattttaagtaacaACAAGAAAATGGATTTAAATAAGTTCATTTCACACAGTGATTCACTGGACATACTCTGACCTGCTCCTTCTGTGTCATGTTCTACGTCACCTTGAGGATCATACAAAGGGAAGTGAAAGAAAGGCCCAGGGGCTGGACTGGTTTTCTCTACCATTTTCAGGACATCAGTTTTTTGCTTCTCATTTCAGCTTTCCTAGAAGGCAACACATGCCAGTTGTGGGTGGgcagacaaacaaaaaagtttaATAACATTGAGTCTGAATGTCACAAAAGTGAAAGAAGAGGCCTTTCTGCtgacaaaatgacaaaatgtgAGTTAGCAAAATTcaatgcacccccacccccccaggagtGGCAGCTCTGGaaggggggagaaggaagggggtgCTGAGTTACCCCAAGGTAGGAGAAGGGGGACTGAGGATGGTGGGGGGAGTAAGGCTCCAACAAGACCAACCCCTAGGTCCAGGGGCGGCCCCCAGCTTTGCCAGACCAGCCAACTgagttttctttcacttattccACATGTGATCAGCTCTGAGGAGAGATGAGTCTCACCAAGAACTCATGACAGCCTGGCCCCCAGAACCCCAGCAGCTCACCCTCTGCAAGGAGAGCACATACTCCCCTTGCTGGGCGCTCTGCCTAGGTGATCAATGCACTCAGGCCATGGAAAGATTGCTTtgggaaatcctttttttttttacatttgtcattttatttcaactgtccttattgatggacattttgtttccagtgtttgttcttttttttaatttattttttattagtgttcaatttgccaacatatagaataacacacccagtgctcatcccatcaagtgctcccctccgtgcctgtcacccagtcacccccaccccctgcccacctccctttctaccaccccttattcgtttcccagagttaggagtctcttatgttctgtctccctttctggtatttcccactcattttttctgctttcccctttattccctttcactattttttatattcctgctTTGGGAAATCTAACCTGAGGACAAAGGGAACTGGAGGAGGTGAAAGATTGTGCCCTTCTTCCGCATAAGAATAATGACGGTGATGCTGTTGAATGGTAACACCCAAGTTGATTACATGCTAACTATTCTGATCTTTGAAATCATTCACTCCATCTTCCCAATGACCCTGTTTGGGTCACACTCATTTATACAGCTGCTTACGGAGAAATAGCAACCAGGAGGGGTGAATTACTCCGAAGGTGCCAGAGATCCAAGGTCAAAGATTAAGGAGATTTGAGATAATGGCTTGTCTGGAAGCACCTGTTAATAGAACTGAAAGCTAGAAAAGGACATAGATAAAATAACCAGGAGAGTCCCTCACATGAAATCTGGAAGGCAGGGAAGGTGATTGGATCTGGATTCTAGATTCCACCTCAGGTGTTAAAGAGTTGTTGCTCCCATTTTGTATGGTGACACAGGGTGTGGGATGAGTTAACTGAATGACTGACTTTCAGTTCTAAGGAAAGTTGCAAAATCCCTTGTATATACTCCTAAGGCAGTAGATTTAGAAACAGAATTGAAACAGAAGGTTGCAGCTGGCCCTGGAGTAACTCTCTTCCCTTCCATTACCCTGCAGACTGCTGTCATGTCATTGTCACCCGTTGCTGGGGACACTGCTCTTGGCCACATGTGCGTAGGAGAACTCTGTGCTCTCAGAGTCCACATGAACTTTCTCAGTCTCGGGAAGGACATGGAGAGACAGTCGACTCAGTGCTGCCCGTTCCTATCGTTCCACCTGCTGAGGACATGTCGCTGAGCCAGTGGACACCTCCACAGCTTTCCTGTTCCAGGTTCTTAAGTTGTTGCTAACCCTCAACGCTTTCATGTTTCCAGACATGCAGCTGCGCTGTTTTGAGCTAAAGAGCGTCATGTGCCCTGTGGGAGCAGAACATAGCAGCGCCCTAACACAGCGCAGATGAGCCCCTGGATTCCTTGGGTGTAGATGTGTGGGCTGGGTTCCGTCTATGACGTAAGTTCTGTGCAAGACTGGAGGCCAGGGGACCTTGAGCTCCGCAGCACATGAAGCAGCAggcagggagggtggagggaggccTAGGGCACCCTGGCTCCTGAAGCTGGCTCATCTTGGCTTTTCCAGCCGGTGCTGCACAGTGACCTCTCCCAATCCATGTGTGGGCGCCCAGGGGCTGAGCCTTGCCTTCCCCACCATCCCTGGCAGGTGGACCAGAAGCGCTGGGGATAAAAGCTGCTGGAGGTCTCAGTCCTCTTGCCCTTGCCTCTGTCCCTTTGGCTCTGTTCCCCAACCCTCTCCGGTATTTAAGAATCAATAACTCTGGGATTGAAATTGAATGTGGCTATCATGTGAGATTTTCCGGACAAGACTTACTCTGTCTTAGAGTAAGGACACAGGTTTTTGCCAGCATTAGAATCTCTGGTTGTCAACAAGTAGCCTTTTTGTAGCCGGAAGGGACATCCTCAGGAAGAGGTCCCTTTTCTGCCTAGATCCCAAGGCCCGCTTCCAGCCTTAGTCACATGTGGCCACCTGGGTCAGTCTTCTCTAGAGACCTCCATTAACTGGCCCTTCAACCTGACcctgctttctgtttctttttagctACAGCTACTGTTACATCACATTGGTTGGACATCAAAACAAAGCCTCTGTTGCAGGTGTTTCTGCAAAACCTAgagatttcatttgattttttctttctacttgtgACAAGCTGTTTTTTAGAGAAACTTCTCAGCTGAGAACACAACTGAACAGAAAGCCATTGTGTGAGCAGGCTAGGAGGTCAAGAGGGTGAATGCCCAGGGTGCTGTGGGGACTTCTGCCTCGGAGAGGAAGGAAACTGTTAGTACAGGGAAATGTGTTCTGGAatgtggaggggagggcaggggcaggtgccAGAAGGGTAAAGAATAACGTGTTCTTCTGCACTTCCACCTAGATATGTATTCTTGACCCTCAGATATTCGTAAAGCCACCATGTCATCACTGAATATAAATAAGATCCTtcttagaaatgaagaatgagggaatccctgggtaactcagcagtttagcgcctgccttcacgcccagggcatgatcctggactcccaggattgagtcccacatcgggctccctacatggagcctgcttctccctctgcctgtgtctgccgcctctctctctgtgtctctcatgaataattaaataaaatctaaaaaaaaaaggaaagaaaagaagaatgaattgGTCAGCCTTCTTTAGAATTCCTGACAGAATTCTGGTTTTTGAGCCTGCCTCCTTTAGAGGTCAGATGGTGAAGGGTAGGATGCAGTTCTCAAGAATTTTTTACAAAGAGACAAAATTATCATATAGAAGCCCCtgaagaagaataaaacaatatGTACCATATTTTAAATCATTACTCTATGGAAGATGCAATGATAGATGCCTTTAAAGTCTCTGAGTTCagttaatattcataatattcttttataagtgttaaattgtttttaattctgaATGATACAGGGCTTGCTCTCATTCTATGCATTTCCATTATTATGTTGTGTTTTCAGCTGATTtcgataatttttttaaaatttaaattaagaaagaaagagaatacttGACTCTGCTTCCACTCTCATTATTGACTGATGTCTGTCAGTCTTTATGGCCATCAGAATTTGGCATTTGGGGATCCACCCAAAATTGTGATGTTCATAAAATTAGGAAACATCACAATCTAGTAACATAGAAGAATTCTTATCCTACCAAActctagaaaaaagaaatgtagtatCATGGGTTGTGGTTAACCAGGGTCATAATGATAAGGTAAGTAACCTAATTAATAAAGCCAATAATTCCAGGATCATTAAAGTGGTAAGAGATAGTGTGATGAGTTATCATGAGGAATGATGAGTTATCTTTTTCTACCTAGTGAATTCTTCAAGATAAACAGCTTGCTGATTCACAAGCTGATCATAATGACCAAGACAGGATAACCATTGTAAGTCATTAAGTCATgattctaaataaatacaatattaaacaAATTGAGAGGATTTACTAGAACGTCAATTCCATGAATTCACTCAGAAAAGACATATGACATAAAGGGTCAGAGTAGTCACAGAAAATCTAACCCCATCATTACCAAATCCCACACTATATTCTTCACTTCAAAGGCACTAACTTCTCTTATTTATGCTCCCATCTACTCCAGTGTGATTTCTGCTTACTCATCCATAAAACCCACTCTCAGCAAGGTCAGCAGTGGCTTCAGTTATTCTGAAGTAGTGGGCAGATTCAACCTACAACTTCCATGAATCCACTGTGTTCTTCTaagcacatttattttcttaagtacaCTCCTCACCATCCTGTCTTGTTATCCATGTACTCTATGGCCATGATTCCACTGTCTCCTTGTGGctcttttcccccctccctttgATGGTTGATCCTTAGAACTACATTCATGTCTTCTTCTCACACTACACTGTCTTCCCACATGGCCACCTCTGTTTCTGGCTTTTCCGTGCTAGATACAGACCTCAGCCATGGCGTTTCTTGCCTAATACTAGCTCACCTCTCCCCTGACACTGGGCGTTTGTGCTTCCATGTTTACCGGTCACCTCAGGAGGGGTCCACAGCTCTTATGTGTACTTCCTGAGATTCTCCATTCTAGAATCAGGTGAGAGAATTCACTTTTCTCCCCTTTTCAATATAATATTAACGATGAGATTATTTTTAGGTTTCTATCCCTACAAAACCAAAGATATAGACATCAGGAACTGTATGTGTCATGTCCTATATTCTAAAGGACATGGACAATTTTTCTTAGAGGACTTCTGATGTTAATGGAATATGGTGGGTCAGTGCATTCTTCTGGCCAATTTTCAATCAAGATGCACAATTAGATTTTGTGGTAGTCTTCAAAATACTTCCCATAGGAAAAgcccaataaagaaaaaaaaaacaataaattgacttaaatataaagaagaattttattttattggccaCCTTGTAAAGATGCACATAAtattacatgaaaatataaaaataaaaatttacatgaataaatatttaaatagaaaaatagacatCTGCAAGCAACTAGTGCTTTTAGAGTTGATATatcacttaatttttctgaaaacacATGACAAATTGATTTTGTTCATGTCACCATTACAGCAGAAATGAGAGCAGAACAGGGCAAGTGTGGTATTATTTGTCAGAAGGAATCATTTCCGTGGGGACCCGGGCGGGTCTCGTTTCctcctcctgattctttcttgcaagattgtcgaggagaagaaggatctcccgatttctgctcggaccatctcccaggcacacgggctgtggttcctgtcttgcaggtagagggagatcctttggaagtaggtcctcagggtggagtcctcatgcatgaggggggtctcggccagccccgcctcctgcaggggacaggcctccaggtcatccagctgctcagagagccccgagcacagttcctccaggagagtcatgttccaaggagcagaggacgtgtccgggcagaagaggtggaagaccttctgggtcatcacgtggaccacagagagggcctgcgcctcctggagccgctggccatcaaacagctccttggggaaggcaaagtcattggtgtagtggtcacaagagccggcggagagtctcctcatctgtcccaggagcGTCAGGACCCTCCAGTTGCGCAGGCTGTGGGTGTCGGGCAGGTGGcaagccagacagcacagggagtggcagctgagcagcaccagggccaccgagaaggagcagggcagggccatcggggatcctgcaggggctgtgggcctggctgcgctgggcaagtgtgggaaccgcggcttcagcttctctgagcatcttccctCGTGTGTGGGGCTTAAGTAGGCAACAGAcgcgttttccatttctgaatgtctccctcactttctacttctctttttgctttccctTATGCACTTTCTCCATGGGTTTAGAGTACTGTTcccttccatttatatttttttttcatgcctctTGCTTCCAGAGTGTTTTtgggtggtttttaaaaatttatttttttaaaagttttcatttatttattcaggagagacacacagaaacagagacacagacataggcagagggagaagaaggctccgtgtagggagcccaaatgggactcgaacccaggacctgggatcttgccctgagccaaagatagatgctcaaccactgagctactcaggcaacCCTTTCTGGATGTTTTTAGTGAACATTCCTAGAATACTTAATAGCATGGATACATAGTACATATAATTATGTGTTGTATTTATACCTGTGGtttatatgtaaaaaagaaagtgtaaagTTTACCTAATACAGGTTTGAGGATGactaaagatttttatctaaaaGTTAAATTTTACAGCTATTGATGTTTAAGTACGTAAACTAAATTTGGTGAGTGACTTCTCATTTCTTTACTCATACAAATTGAAATAGATAAGGTGCATATGCAAATTAACAATTTCTAAAAAGACATAATAATGATTTCAgtgtatttaaacatttaaaattattcccAATTGCTAAAAGCtagtgaaaaattaaagaattaacatTCCTTAGGATAATTGAAGTGTATTGTTGCCtcatattacaaaataatttttaacttttattaattgtattaattttaataatttaaactgTTCAATTCTATATACTACACCTGCTGCTAGATACTCTTTTATGTAATGtcagaatattttttctgtttagcaTTATATAATTA
This sequence is a window from Canis aureus isolate CA01 chromosome 10, VMU_Caureus_v.1.0, whole genome shotgun sequence. Protein-coding genes within it:
- the LOC144322791 gene encoding interferon alpha-1/2-like, giving the protein MALPCSFSVALVLLSCHSLCCLACHLPDTHSLRNWRVLTLLGQMRRLSAGSCDHYTNDFAFPKELFDGQRLQEAQALSVVHVMTQKVFHLFCPDTSSAPWNMTLLEELCSGLSEQLDDLEACPLQEAGLAETPLMHEDSTLRTYFQRISLYLQDRNHSPCAWEMVRAEIGRSFFSSTILQERIRRRKRDPPGSPRK